One Spirochaetaceae bacterium genomic window, TAAAGTAATAAAATTTATTGCCTGCCTTAAAATGTTTGCCATTAATAGTTAGGTTAGCCAGCTGCTCGGTGGTAAAACGCTCACCGGGCTCGGTAATAATTTTATCATCAATAGCCGCACGTTGTTCTTGTAAAAAGTTAGCCACTTTACGGCGGGCGCATAGACCGCTTACAGCCAAAAAATTATCGATACGCATAGTCATAGTAATTAGGAAGTATAAATTAAAAGTTAAAAAGTGGAAAGTGAAAATTAATATTTTTAGTTATTGATTACTTGCCGCAATGAAACGGCATTTAAATAAAGCTGATTATTGTTATCGATAGCGATTTGTCCCAGCACATCGATGGGCAAGCTAGGCTCGATAGTGGCAATAAAATAAACGTAAACCATTATTTCGCCCTGCACCAGCTGACGGTCTTCGTAACCAACCAGTAACCTAAAAGCAAGGCGGTTGTACTCTTCATCGATGGTAAGGCCGCTAATGGCCCCGCGCCAAATCACAAAGAGGCCATCGTGCAAAAAGGGCTGGCCTAACACCTCACCAATGGTAATGTTACCATCGGGTGGGGTGGTAAAATCGGGGCGGCGAGTCGATTGCGCCAGTAAATGGGCGCGCTGCCGTAAATTAACATCGGCATTAGAAAATTTAATTTGATTAAGTAGAAGGCGGGCGGAGTTATCTTGATAGTTATTAAAATAATCGAGGGCTTCGTCAAAAAGTAATAAAGCCTCGTCATCACTTAGTTCAAAAAGAGTAGGGCTGCCGGTAAATTGGTTGGGTAAATTTATAGCGGTAAAGGTAATATCGCTTAAGTTATCGCTGCGCTG contains:
- a CDS encoding tetratricopeptide repeat protein, which encodes MTNIILSKAERAFKSRNFDKVINLLENNVTGYDSSADFFYLLGLSCYYKGDMAGAELYMARALAIARDNTDISLMLAVLALRRRDTANAIKSWLAILELNPDHKKALLAINKLKDIDSPSDLSRFILSKDFKKLLPKIKFYPKINFKILIIILVLSISLALIYLNPFATLFTRPQRSDNLSDITFTAINLPNQFTGSPTLFELSDDEALLLFDEALDYFNNYQDNSARLLLNQIKFSNADVNLRQRAHLLAQSTRRPDFTTPPDGNITIGEVLGQPFLHDGLFVIWRGAISGLTIDEEYNRLAFRLLVGYEDRQLVQGEIMVYVYFIATIEPSLPIDVLGQIAIDNNNQLYLNAVSLRQVINN